TTCCCGGTCTCGCCGTACCTCATGCCGTCGGCGAACCCGGAAAACATCATCTATTCCGATCCGAATCTGGCACCCGGTGCCGGCGGGGGATCGCCGCAACCGGCCGAGGCCCCGCCCGCACTGTCGGCCTACAACCCGGGACCGCCCGCGCCGCCGCCGTTCACGGGGCGTCCTCCTGGCACGCCGCCGCCCGGCGCTGCGCAGTTGCTGCCCGGGGCGCCGCCCATCGTGCCGCCGAGCGTGCCGTCCTCGGTGCGCGACATGCTCGCCCCGGCGGGTCCGCCGCCAGGTCCGGCGCCGGGACCGGCACCAGGACCGTTACCGGCCGAAGCGCCCCTTGAGCCCGCAGAAGGGACACCACCGGCATGAGGAACCGAAAGCGGATACGGCTCGCCGTCGCGGCCGGTACCTGCGTCGCGCTGACCGCGAGCGGGTGCGCATTCCAGGGCGTCAACTCATTGCCCCTGCCCGGTGCGGAGGGACGTGGGGCCGATTCGGTCGTGTACCACGTCGAGATCGCCAATGTCGCGACGCTCGAACCGAACTCACCGGTGATGATGAACGACGTCGTCGTCGGAAGCGTGCGCAAGCTGGCCGTGCGCGACTGGCATGCCGACGTCGAGTTCTCGGTGAAACCGGGCGTGGTGGTGCCTGCGAACGCGGTCGCGACCATCGGGCAGACCAGCCTGCTGGGCTCGATGCACCTGGCGGTCAACCCGCCGCTCGGCCAGGTGCCGCAAGGGCGTCTGGCACCAGGTGGGACGATTCCGCTGAACAGTGCGTCGACGTACCCGACGACCGAGCAGACGCTCTCGTCGTTGGCGGCCGTCGTCAACGGTGGCGGCCTCGGACAGATCGGCGAGGTGATCCACAACTTCAGCGTTGCGCTCGACGGGCGGGAGGCGGACTTCCGCGACCTGCTCACACGTCTCGACAACTTCGTGGGCACGCTCGACGCGCAGCGGGACAACATCGTGTCATCGATCCAGTCGCTGAACCGGCTCGCCTCGACGTTTGCCGGCCAGAGCGAAGAGATCACGCGGGCACTCAACAAGATTCCGCCCGCCATGGACGTGTTGATCCAGGAGCGGCCACGATTCACCACGGCACTGCAGAAGCTGGGAACGTTCGGCAATACCGCACATCAGTTGGTCAACGAATCCCAGGACGACCTGGTCCGCAACCTGCGCAACCTGGAGCCCGCGATCAAGGCACTCGCCGATGTCGGACCCGAGCTGGCGGGCGTGCTCGAATTCGCCGGGCACTTCCCGTTCACGCAGAGCTTCATCGACCGCGCGATCCGTGGTGACTACTACAACCTGTTCGCGACCATCGATCTGACCATCCCGCGGCTCAAGCGCAGCTTGATGCTCGGTACGCGGTGGGAACAGGAAGGCGCACAACTGGTTCCGGCGCCCGGTGATCCGTACTACCTCAACTACACGTACGATCCGCTCAAGACCGGCGTCGAGACGCCCGGGCCGGCCTCATTCCCGCCGCCGTTCGCGGATCCACCGGTACCCGCGGCGCCGGTCGACCAGACCACGCTTCCGATGCCAGAAACGCCGCCGGGGCCTCCGCCTGCCTACGCCGGACCGGTGCTGCCGGTGGCACCACCGGCGCCGCTCACGCTGCCCGGAGCGCCCGCACCGGTGACGACACCAGGAGATCCCACGCAGATCTTCGCGGGACCCTACGGCGACCAACCGAATCCGCCGGCGGCATCGGCCCAGCCCACGACAGGGGGTGGCGGATAATGCTCACCCGTCTCATACGCACCCAGCTGATCATCTTCACGATCGCCTCGATCGTGGGTGTGGCGGTGATGCTGTTCTCCTACATGCAGGTGCCGACCCTGCTGGGGCTCGGCCGCATCACCGTGACGCTGCAACTGCCCGCGACCGGTGGTCTCTACCAGTTCAGCAACGTCACCTATCGCGGGTCCCAGATCGGCAAGGTGACCGATGTCAAGCTCACCGAGACCGGCGTCGAGGCCACGCTGTCGCTGGACCGGTCA
This genomic window from Mycolicibacterium goodii contains:
- a CDS encoding MCE family protein encodes the protein MRNRKRIRLAVAAGTCVALTASGCAFQGVNSLPLPGAEGRGADSVVYHVEIANVATLEPNSPVMMNDVVVGSVRKLAVRDWHADVEFSVKPGVVVPANAVATIGQTSLLGSMHLAVNPPLGQVPQGRLAPGGTIPLNSASTYPTTEQTLSSLAAVVNGGGLGQIGEVIHNFSVALDGREADFRDLLTRLDNFVGTLDAQRDNIVSSIQSLNRLASTFAGQSEEITRALNKIPPAMDVLIQERPRFTTALQKLGTFGNTAHQLVNESQDDLVRNLRNLEPAIKALADVGPELAGVLEFAGHFPFTQSFIDRAIRGDYYNLFATIDLTIPRLKRSLMLGTRWEQEGAQLVPAPGDPYYLNYTYDPLKTGVETPGPASFPPPFADPPVPAAPVDQTTLPMPETPPGPPPAYAGPVLPVAPPAPLTLPGAPAPVTTPGDPTQIFAGPYGDQPNPPAASAQPTTGGGG